Proteins found in one Paenibacillus dendritiformis genomic segment:
- the fabG gene encoding 3-oxoacyl-ACP reductase FabG: MKLEGKTVIITGGANGIGEAAVRLFMDAGANVVIADFDEEAGIRLFNDLGPSAAERALFVTCNVADPDSVQQLMEKTLERFGAIEVLINNAGITRDAMLLKMSPQQWRDVIDVNLNGVFYCTRHAAPHMAAQGRGKIINTTSIVGVQGNIGQTNYAAAKAGVIGMTKTWARELGYKGICVNAVAPGFIATEMVAKMPENIVDSMRNKVPLRRLGQPEDVAQVYLFLASGAADYINGAVIEVNGGLSI; this comes from the coding sequence ATGAAGCTTGAGGGCAAGACGGTAATCATTACAGGCGGGGCCAATGGGATTGGCGAAGCGGCCGTGCGGCTGTTCATGGATGCGGGGGCGAATGTCGTTATCGCCGATTTCGATGAAGAAGCGGGGATACGGCTCTTCAATGATCTTGGACCGTCCGCAGCGGAGCGCGCGCTCTTCGTCACATGCAATGTCGCGGATCCGGACAGCGTGCAGCAGCTTATGGAGAAGACGCTGGAGCGCTTCGGTGCAATCGAGGTGCTGATCAATAACGCCGGGATCACCCGTGACGCGATGCTGCTGAAAATGTCGCCGCAGCAGTGGCGCGATGTCATCGATGTGAATCTGAACGGCGTGTTCTATTGCACTCGTCATGCCGCGCCCCATATGGCCGCTCAAGGACGGGGCAAGATTATTAACACGACCTCCATCGTCGGCGTGCAGGGCAATATCGGGCAGACCAACTATGCCGCCGCCAAAGCGGGCGTCATCGGCATGACGAAGACATGGGCGCGCGAGCTTGGCTACAAAGGCATCTGCGTGAACGCGGTCGCGCCCGGATTTATCGCAACGGAGATGGTGGCGAAGATGCCGGAGAACATTGTCGACAGCATGCGGAACAAGGTTCCTTTGCGCCGGCTCGGACAACCGGAGGATGTCGCGCAGGTCTATCTGTTCCTTGCGTCTGGCGCAGCGGACTATATTAACGGAGCCGTCATTGAAGTGAACGGAGGGCTGTCGATTTGA
- a CDS encoding ABC transporter ATP-binding protein, whose protein sequence is MNGTESARADDIVLATDGLTIAFGGHAAVRDVSLKIERHHFKSIIGPNGAGKTTLFNLLSGQLRPTAGTIRFNGQDITALPPFRRTRLGMGRSFQMTNVFPNLTVLENVRLAVQSRQGVRLNWHASPRAFRRFEEEAQHWLDMVLLGNRSGALAAYLAHGEKRKLELAMLLALQPELLLLDEPTAGISIEEVPAILEVIRKMKEEGKRTIVLIEHKMDMVLDLSDTIAVLFGGRLLADGRPEEIMSNETVQAAYLGGLYDDAAASAGN, encoded by the coding sequence ATGAACGGGACCGAATCCGCTCGTGCCGATGATATTGTATTGGCAACGGACGGGCTGACGATTGCCTTCGGAGGCCATGCGGCCGTCCGGGATGTGAGCCTGAAGATAGAGCGCCATCACTTCAAGTCCATTATCGGGCCGAATGGCGCGGGCAAGACGACGCTGTTCAATCTGCTCAGCGGACAGCTGCGGCCGACGGCCGGGACAATCCGCTTCAACGGCCAAGACATCACGGCGCTGCCTCCGTTCCGCCGCACGCGCCTGGGAATGGGGCGCTCCTTCCAGATGACGAACGTGTTCCCGAATCTGACCGTGCTTGAAAATGTGCGGCTCGCCGTTCAGTCGCGGCAGGGCGTCCGCCTGAACTGGCATGCATCGCCGAGAGCGTTCCGCCGCTTCGAGGAGGAGGCGCAGCATTGGCTTGACATGGTGCTGCTCGGCAACCGGTCCGGGGCGCTGGCCGCTTATCTCGCGCATGGGGAGAAGCGCAAGCTGGAGCTGGCGATGCTGCTCGCGCTGCAGCCGGAATTGCTGCTGCTAGATGAGCCGACGGCCGGAATCTCGATTGAAGAAGTCCCTGCCATCCTGGAGGTCATCCGCAAGATGAAGGAAGAAGGCAAGCGCACGATCGTGCTGATCGAGCACAAGATGGATATGGTGCTCGATTTGTCCGACACGATCGCCGTGCTGTTCGGCGGCAGGCTCCTGGCGGACGGACGCCCGGAGGAGATTATGAGCAACGAGACGGTGCAGGCGGCTTATTTGGGAGGGCTGTATGATGACGCTGCTGCAAGTGCAGGGAATTGA
- a CDS encoding COX15/CtaA family protein: MKITGQVKLVNSNIYRKLKLLAYATCIGMFIVVLNGALVTKTGSGQGCGTDWPLCNGKFVPAYTIESMIEYSHRMVTGIVGILVLASFIFVFRFARDKRDAVMYSLLTLIFTIIQAIMGALAVVFTQSPPVMALHFGISLLAFASSFLLCLALRRYERGIVQHAGTISDTFRYAVWFTWLYTYIVIYVGAFVRHTESSGGCLGWPLCNGEWIPDMAGGTAIAFMHRVAAALLLVVVAVMAHFAYHHHKDNREIQLCGIWSIALCAGQIISGAIVVFAITDENWYLFAGMLHAVLICGLFSVLCHMSIRVWQLRERT, encoded by the coding sequence ATGAAAATAACGGGTCAGGTGAAACTGGTGAATTCGAACATCTACCGTAAATTGAAGTTGTTGGCTTACGCCACCTGCATCGGCATGTTCATCGTCGTGCTGAACGGCGCCCTTGTCACCAAGACGGGCTCCGGCCAAGGCTGCGGCACCGATTGGCCGCTGTGCAATGGCAAATTCGTGCCTGCCTACACCATCGAATCAATGATTGAATACTCGCACCGCATGGTAACCGGGATTGTGGGCATTCTTGTACTGGCATCATTTATTTTTGTGTTTCGCTTTGCGCGAGACAAGCGCGACGCAGTCATGTATTCGTTGCTGACGCTCATTTTTACCATCATTCAGGCGATTATGGGGGCGCTCGCCGTCGTCTTTACCCAGTCACCGCCGGTTATGGCGCTGCATTTCGGAATCTCCCTGCTGGCGTTCGCCTCCTCCTTCCTGCTGTGTCTGGCGCTGCGAAGGTATGAACGGGGCATCGTTCAACATGCGGGCACAATCAGCGATACGTTCCGCTACGCCGTCTGGTTCACATGGTTATATACATATATCGTTATCTACGTCGGCGCCTTCGTACGGCATACGGAGTCATCCGGGGGCTGCCTGGGATGGCCGCTCTGCAATGGCGAGTGGATCCCCGATATGGCGGGAGGAACCGCAATCGCTTTCATGCACCGGGTGGCTGCAGCGCTGCTGCTGGTTGTCGTCGCGGTGATGGCGCATTTCGCCTACCACCATCATAAGGATAACCGTGAGATTCAGCTGTGCGGGATATGGTCCATCGCGCTGTGTGCGGGGCAGATTATAAGCGGGGCGATCGTTGTTTTTGCGATAACGGATGAGAATTGGTATTTATTTGCGGGAATGCTGCATGCGGTGTTGATTTGCGGACTGTTCAGCGTGCTATGCCATATGAGCATTCGCGTATGGCAGCTGCGGGAACGGACATAA
- a CDS encoding ABC transporter ATP-binding protein: MTLLQVQGIETHIGQFHILQGVTFEVKAGEITVLLGRNGAGKTTALRSIMGLNPVSRGEIRFQGERIEALPTHRIARQGLGYVPEDQGIFPELTVGETMRIAMRRHDDETKARLEWALELFPDLRAFWGRKSGLLSGGQKQMLAISRAYVNDNRLLLIDEPSKGLAPIMVEKLMQAIEQMKAKTTVLLVEQNFMMASRIGDRYFLMDEGRIVAAGTMAELQEDEATRRKYLGIA; this comes from the coding sequence ATGACGCTGCTGCAAGTGCAGGGAATTGAGACGCATATCGGGCAATTTCATATTTTACAGGGCGTGACCTTCGAGGTGAAGGCAGGGGAGATTACGGTGCTGCTGGGAAGGAACGGCGCGGGCAAGACGACCGCCCTCCGCTCGATTATGGGCCTGAATCCGGTATCCAGGGGCGAGATCCGCTTTCAAGGCGAGCGAATTGAAGCGCTGCCTACGCATCGGATAGCGCGCCAGGGCCTCGGGTATGTTCCGGAGGATCAGGGGATTTTTCCCGAGCTGACGGTAGGGGAGACGATGCGCATCGCGATGAGGCGCCATGACGACGAGACGAAGGCGCGGCTCGAATGGGCGCTGGAGCTGTTCCCGGATTTGCGCGCCTTCTGGGGCCGCAAATCGGGGCTCCTCAGCGGAGGGCAGAAGCAGATGCTGGCCATCTCGCGGGCATATGTGAATGATAATCGGCTTTTGCTTATCGATGAACCGAGCAAGGGACTGGCTCCGATTATGGTGGAGAAGCTGATGCAGGCCATTGAGCAGATGAAGGCGAAGACGACCGTGCTTTTGGTGGAACAGAACTTCATGATGGCAAGCCGTATCGGGGACCGGTATTTCCTGATGGATGAAGGGCGCATCGTGGCCGCAGGAACGATGGCGGAATTGCAGGAGGACGAAGCGACGAGGCGCAAATATTTGGGCATCGCATAG
- a CDS encoding thioredoxin family protein produces MEKVQTVERFKELIAQPLATIAVFKTSWCPDCHFIDPFMPEVEAQYEGKAVFFEVDAEALVDVAQQYHILGIPSFVAFKNGKETIRFVNKLRKTRPEIEQFADRAIAVSEAV; encoded by the coding sequence ATGGAAAAAGTACAAACAGTGGAACGTTTTAAAGAGTTGATTGCCCAGCCGTTAGCGACAATCGCCGTATTCAAGACGTCCTGGTGCCCGGATTGCCACTTTATTGATCCGTTCATGCCGGAAGTGGAGGCGCAGTATGAGGGCAAAGCCGTATTTTTCGAGGTGGATGCGGAAGCGTTGGTCGATGTGGCCCAGCAGTACCACATTCTCGGCATTCCTAGCTTCGTCGCCTTCAAGAACGGCAAGGAGACGATTCGCTTCGTCAACAAGCTGCGCAAGACGCGGCCGGAGATTGAACAGTTCGCAGATCGGGCCATCGCGGTGTCTGAAGCGGTGTAA
- a CDS encoding branched-chain amino acid ABC transporter permease — protein MRTNRIGTAGFLTLVAALALLPVVNDSRSFLIVMTQICIFAIFAMSYDILLGYTGIVSFGHCMFFGIGAYTSGIMLERLGPSVGTLILSVLAGMVLSALLSYIVGMLSLRLKSHFYAMLTLAFSGLLLVLAEKWRSLTNGNDGFTFPIPSAMKDRTVLYLTALAVMAAIFLLLRRFTQSPVGRVLQAIRENEQRAESLGYEIVHYKVMATVVAGMAASLSGSLYVLTLRFVNTTVFGMDMTLNALLMTIIGGVGTLYGAIIGASLIEWAHHGLSELAKFHPIFERWIIFFGLLYILVVLLFPAGIVGTLRSWIGTRGGGRPGRDRKAACRPVRKEEAG, from the coding sequence ATGAGAACGAACCGAATCGGAACGGCCGGGTTCCTGACGCTGGTCGCGGCTCTGGCGCTGCTGCCCGTTGTCAATGATTCACGCAGCTTTCTCATCGTCATGACGCAGATTTGCATTTTCGCTATTTTTGCCATGAGCTACGATATTCTGCTCGGGTATACGGGAATCGTCTCGTTCGGCCACTGTATGTTTTTCGGCATCGGAGCCTATACGAGCGGGATCATGCTGGAACGGCTCGGCCCTTCCGTCGGAACGCTTATCTTGTCCGTCCTGGCTGGCATGGTGCTGTCCGCGCTGCTCAGTTATATCGTAGGGATGCTCTCGCTGCGGCTGAAAAGCCATTTTTACGCGATGCTGACGCTCGCTTTCTCGGGCCTGCTGCTGGTGCTGGCGGAGAAATGGCGCTCGCTGACGAACGGCAATGACGGCTTCACCTTCCCGATCCCGTCCGCGATGAAGGACCGGACCGTTCTGTACTTGACCGCGCTGGCGGTGATGGCGGCCATATTCCTGCTGCTGCGCCGATTTACGCAATCCCCGGTCGGCCGGGTGCTGCAGGCCATTCGTGAAAATGAGCAGCGGGCCGAGTCGCTCGGCTACGAGATCGTTCATTACAAGGTGATGGCCACCGTGGTCGCAGGCATGGCGGCCAGTCTGAGCGGGTCGCTGTATGTGCTGACATTGCGCTTCGTCAATACGACGGTCTTCGGAATGGACATGACGCTGAACGCTTTGTTAATGACGATTATCGGCGGGGTAGGGACGCTGTATGGGGCGATCATCGGCGCTTCCCTTATTGAATGGGCGCATCACGGACTATCGGAGCTGGCCAAATTCCATCCGATATTCGAGCGATGGATCATTTTTTTCGGCTTATTGTATATCTTGGTCGTGCTGCTGTTCCCGGCCGGTATCGTTGGCACGCTGCGCAGCTGGATAGGGACGCGCGGAGGAGGCCGGCCCGGGCGTGACCGGAAGGCGGCTTGCCGGCCTGTGCGGAAGGAGGAAGCCGGATGA
- a CDS encoding substrate-binding domain-containing protein, which yields MFNHHALFRRMPRICMLGLLAFVLLAVSACGSGGAGAGNGGASGQTANGGGSGEGKGKEGQADSAEGAGQPPIRIGVLASMTGALESYGKQSTRGFELGIDYATGGTRTVAGRSIEFIIEDTETKPDVAVKKATKLLETDKVDFLVGSSSSGDTLAVVPLAEEYEKVMVVEPAVADSITGELWNRYVFRTARNSSQDAVAGAAAIAKPGVKIATFAPDGAFGRDGIAAFIQAAEKLGAVIVEEQYADAAATDFTANIQKIVSAKPDYLFIVWAGANTPWKQLQDMKVREQGIQISTGAPDIAALKTMHELEGMEGFSVYYYTLPDNEVNQWLVEEHQKRFNGDLPDLFTPGGMSAAIAIVEALKKTGGEADTDKLIAAMEGMSFESPKGKMTFRAEDHQALQTLYAVTLKKRDGLDYPEPVLIRELSPEETAPPIRNKR from the coding sequence GTGTTCAATCATCATGCTTTATTCCGGCGCATGCCGCGTATATGCATGCTCGGTCTGCTTGCATTTGTCCTTCTCGCCGTCTCTGCTTGCGGAAGCGGCGGCGCGGGGGCGGGCAATGGCGGCGCTTCCGGCCAGACGGCGAACGGCGGCGGTTCCGGCGAAGGCAAGGGGAAGGAGGGGCAGGCCGATAGTGCGGAAGGAGCCGGCCAACCGCCGATTCGAATCGGCGTGCTCGCTTCGATGACGGGCGCGCTCGAATCGTACGGCAAGCAGAGCACGCGCGGATTCGAGCTCGGCATTGATTATGCGACCGGGGGAACGAGAACCGTGGCCGGCCGCAGCATCGAGTTCATCATCGAAGATACGGAGACGAAGCCCGATGTGGCCGTCAAGAAAGCGACCAAGCTGCTCGAGACCGATAAAGTCGATTTTCTCGTCGGCTCCTCCAGCTCGGGCGATACGCTTGCCGTGGTTCCGCTGGCGGAAGAGTATGAGAAGGTGATGGTCGTCGAGCCGGCGGTTGCCGACAGCATCACCGGTGAGCTGTGGAACCGGTATGTGTTCCGTACGGCGCGCAACTCCTCGCAGGATGCGGTTGCCGGCGCGGCGGCGATAGCGAAGCCGGGCGTCAAGATCGCCACGTTCGCACCCGATGGCGCGTTCGGGCGGGACGGCATCGCCGCATTCATACAGGCGGCCGAGAAGCTGGGGGCGGTGATTGTGGAGGAGCAGTATGCCGATGCCGCGGCGACCGACTTCACGGCGAACATTCAGAAGATCGTGAGCGCCAAGCCGGATTATTTGTTCATTGTATGGGCCGGAGCGAACACGCCCTGGAAGCAGCTGCAGGATATGAAGGTACGGGAGCAGGGCATTCAAATATCGACCGGCGCGCCGGATATCGCCGCCCTCAAGACGATGCACGAGCTGGAGGGAATGGAAGGATTCTCGGTGTACTATTACACGTTGCCGGACAATGAGGTCAATCAATGGCTGGTGGAAGAGCATCAGAAGCGGTTCAATGGCGATCTGCCGGATCTGTTCACGCCGGGAGGAATGTCGGCCGCGATCGCGATTGTCGAAGCGCTGAAGAAAACCGGGGGCGAGGCGGACACGGATAAATTAATTGCGGCGATGGAAGGGATGAGCTTCGAGTCGCCCAAGGGCAAGATGACGTTCCGGGCCGAGGATCACCAGGCCTTGCAGACCTTATATGCGGTTACATTGAAAAAGCGGGACGGGCTCGATTATCCGGAGCCGGTGCTGATTCGCGAGCTGTCGCCGGAGGAGACGGCTCCGCCGATACGCAACAAACGGTAG
- a CDS encoding DUF2515 family protein — MESSSPTRWRYAWRLLRHAVDSACAAMRNLWTSVRRQARSIRYLRAMEWNRAASRRTEERLHRIIAERSRPHAEEARAHERQSLTSEELKLLAHIRYAAAAANRNNVTRAAAYLRVYNQHPELHWALLAHTVSRNGGWSMTDLQGEWLPRIMSPAQRLWSFRMLERSNALIFHDAFPQLLLYDASRREGRSLFHLLPHLGVSGFMVPFWDSFWVQPDSPLLTTALIINEQNVIEGSVVQNEQFREQVIAKWDFRLHGWMQMNQVVIPLGVPAVQEPAVPLVGLTLENFSDLDERIAFGRKLYALLFHVPDIYGRALSFMRGVPHTGSRADYWPHAFTTQPSAQDHAKLPVAHRAYSPRLADAWPDEPLPPVGASDWFVDDRMLKHLQPTRPPLQADMTLPHDRLWKQTASLAGFIHPGRTQHS; from the coding sequence ATGGAATCCTCGTCCCCTACCCGCTGGCGGTACGCCTGGCGCTTGCTTCGGCATGCCGTAGACAGCGCCTGCGCCGCCATGCGCAATCTATGGACTAGCGTGCGCAGGCAGGCGAGAAGCATACGCTACCTGCGCGCGATGGAGTGGAACCGGGCCGCATCCAGACGGACGGAAGAGCGTCTCCACCGGATTATCGCGGAGCGGAGCCGCCCGCATGCCGAAGAGGCCCGAGCCCATGAGCGGCAAAGCCTGACATCCGAAGAGTTGAAGCTGCTCGCTCATATTCGCTATGCGGCAGCGGCCGCGAACCGGAACAATGTCACCCGGGCCGCAGCCTACCTTCGGGTCTATAATCAGCACCCGGAGCTGCATTGGGCCTTGCTTGCCCATACCGTCTCCCGTAACGGAGGCTGGAGTATGACGGACCTTCAGGGGGAATGGCTGCCGCGCATCATGAGCCCGGCGCAGCGCCTCTGGTCGTTCCGCATGCTGGAGCGAAGCAATGCCCTTATTTTTCACGACGCCTTCCCGCAGCTGCTGTTATATGATGCCAGCCGTCGCGAAGGGCGCAGCCTGTTCCATCTGCTTCCGCACCTGGGCGTATCGGGATTCATGGTTCCATTCTGGGACAGCTTCTGGGTTCAGCCGGACAGCCCCCTGCTGACGACCGCACTCATCATCAATGAACAGAACGTCATCGAAGGAAGCGTCGTTCAGAATGAACAGTTCCGCGAGCAGGTCATCGCGAAGTGGGATTTCCGCCTGCACGGCTGGATGCAGATGAATCAGGTCGTTATCCCGCTCGGAGTGCCAGCGGTGCAGGAGCCTGCCGTTCCACTCGTCGGACTGACGCTGGAGAATTTCTCCGATCTGGACGAGCGGATCGCGTTCGGACGCAAACTATACGCCCTGTTATTCCATGTCCCTGATATCTACGGAAGGGCGTTAAGCTTCATGCGCGGCGTCCCGCACACCGGATCGCGCGCCGACTATTGGCCGCACGCCTTCACCACCCAACCATCGGCACAGGATCATGCGAAGCTGCCGGTGGCGCATCGGGCCTACAGTCCGCGGCTGGCCGATGCCTGGCCGGACGAGCCGTTGCCGCCCGTCGGGGCCAGCGATTGGTTCGTCGACGACCGGATGCTGAAGCATCTGCAGCCGACGCGCCCTCCTCTCCAGGCGGACATGACGTTGCCGCATGATCGGCTATGGAAGCAAACGGCTTCGCTCGCCGGCTTCATTCATCCCGGCCGGACGCAGCATTCCTGA
- a CDS encoding alpha/beta fold hydrolase, which produces MKAKTTLKSVLLPNGETLGYREREGGEEVLLLIHGNMNSSYHWDVALERLDPRYKLYAIDLRGFGISTYHEPISALRDFADDVKLFCRELELDRFAVMGWSTGGGVAMELAADCPEAVTKLILLASVSTRGYPFHEDGGSGLPDRSRRIASYAGIEALARNRLIAEAIARSDRAFLQRLYEAVIYDKNRPEEARYEAYLDDMLTQRNLMDVYHALNTFNVSLFDNEAAAGSGAVRRIAAPTLVLRGDRDMVISEAMAAETFADLGEIARFVPLKDCGHSPLVDDPGQLLRAVEEFLAADIAVQPEA; this is translated from the coding sequence ATGAAGGCGAAGACCACATTGAAATCGGTCCTGCTGCCCAATGGGGAGACGCTTGGTTACCGTGAACGGGAGGGCGGGGAGGAGGTACTGCTGCTGATTCACGGCAATATGAATTCTTCTTACCACTGGGATGTGGCGCTGGAGCGGCTGGATCCCCGCTATAAACTGTATGCGATCGATTTGCGGGGCTTCGGCATCTCGACGTATCATGAGCCGATCAGCGCTTTGCGCGACTTCGCCGATGACGTGAAGCTGTTCTGCCGGGAGCTTGAACTGGACCGGTTCGCAGTCATGGGCTGGTCGACAGGCGGCGGCGTCGCGATGGAGCTGGCTGCGGATTGTCCTGAGGCGGTGACGAAGCTGATTTTATTGGCTTCGGTATCGACCCGCGGATATCCGTTCCATGAAGATGGCGGCAGCGGCCTGCCGGATAGGAGCAGACGAATCGCGAGCTATGCGGGTATCGAGGCGCTGGCGCGCAACCGCTTGATCGCGGAAGCGATCGCCCGGAGCGACCGCGCATTTTTGCAGCGGCTGTACGAAGCGGTCATCTATGACAAGAACCGGCCGGAGGAAGCCCGTTATGAAGCGTATCTCGATGATATGCTGACGCAGCGCAATCTGATGGACGTATATCATGCGTTAAATACGTTCAATGTCAGCTTGTTCGACAATGAGGCGGCCGCCGGCAGCGGCGCGGTGCGGCGCATTGCCGCCCCGACGCTTGTGCTGCGTGGAGATCGGGACATGGTTATCAGCGAAGCGATGGCGGCAGAGACGTTCGCCGATCTGGGAGAGATCGCCCGGTTCGTCCCGCTGAAGGACTGCGGACATTCGCCGCTTGTCGATGATCCGGGGCAGCTGCTGCGAGCGGTGGAGGAGTTCCTGGCGGCGGACATCGCCGTGCAGCCGGAAGCATGA
- a CDS encoding 3-oxoacyl-ACP synthase, translated as MIGNGHDAADAIRLLATGIYIPEGRMTSADIARASGIPQEIVETKLGIKQKPVPGPEDHPCEMGVRAARQALARAAIDPGEIDLVIYIGEEHKEYPVWTAALKLQDDLGAVNAWGFDLSSRCCTALMAVKTAKAMMQGDARISTVLLAGGYRNGDLIDLSDPDTRFMANLGAGGGAMILRRGASAAYPEVLETAVITDGSFAEDVIIAAGGTKRPLTAELIAQGEPRFRVPDPGRMKSRLDAVSMARFTEVVERSVRGSGWRPDEIDFIGLLHMKRSAHEAVLQSLGIPARRSVYLDEFGHIGQFDPMICIELGVKQGLIRPGSLVVLAAAGIGYAWGALTLKWGDSV; from the coding sequence ATGATCGGTAACGGACATGACGCAGCGGACGCGATCCGCTTGCTGGCCACGGGGATCTATATCCCGGAAGGCCGGATGACGAGTGCGGATATCGCGCGGGCATCCGGCATCCCGCAGGAGATCGTCGAGACGAAGCTCGGCATTAAGCAAAAACCGGTTCCCGGGCCGGAGGATCATCCTTGCGAGATGGGGGTGCGGGCGGCACGGCAAGCGCTGGCCCGGGCGGCGATCGATCCGGGTGAGATTGATCTCGTCATCTATATTGGCGAGGAGCATAAAGAATATCCGGTATGGACGGCCGCCCTGAAGCTGCAGGACGATCTGGGCGCCGTCAACGCCTGGGGCTTCGATCTGTCGTCCCGCTGCTGCACGGCGTTGATGGCCGTGAAGACGGCGAAGGCGATGATGCAGGGAGATGCGCGCATCTCGACCGTCCTGCTGGCGGGCGGGTACCGCAACGGGGATCTCATTGATTTGTCCGACCCCGATACCCGCTTCATGGCCAATCTCGGCGCCGGCGGCGGAGCGATGATATTGCGCCGGGGTGCAAGCGCCGCCTATCCGGAAGTGCTGGAGACGGCCGTGATAACGGACGGCTCCTTCGCCGAGGATGTCATTATCGCGGCGGGCGGGACCAAGCGGCCGTTGACGGCGGAGCTGATCGCGCAGGGAGAGCCGCGGTTCCGGGTGCCTGATCCCGGCCGGATGAAGAGCCGGCTCGACGCGGTGTCGATGGCCCGGTTCACCGAGGTGGTGGAACGCTCCGTTCGCGGCAGCGGCTGGCGTCCGGACGAGATCGATTTTATCGGTCTGCTCCATATGAAGCGATCCGCCCATGAGGCGGTGCTCCAGTCGCTGGGCATTCCGGCCCGGCGATCAGTGTATCTGGATGAATTCGGGCATATCGGTCAATTCGATCCGATGATATGCATCGAGCTGGGCGTGAAGCAAGGCCTGATTCGCCCGGGAAGCCTAGTTGTGCTGGCCGCAGCGGGCATCGGCTATGCTTGGGGGGCGCTCACATTGAAATGGGGGGATTCCGTATGA
- a CDS encoding branched-chain amino acid ABC transporter permease, translating to MNGIINLLVNGLATGMLIFLLASGLTLIFGLMGVLNFAHGGLFAWGAYGGVWVYAATGSFAAAVIGAVLMGMLIGLVMERLVIRPVYGNPIQQILVTLGAMLVLSELLKVAFGPNPLKADVPPLLNGSWEIGGIIFIKYRLFIIGVGAIVFAGLLFVLKRTKIGIIVRAGVMNPEMVQALGIPIRRVFTLVFMAGAGLAALGGALLAPYSGVIFAEMGMQFAILAFIVVVIGGMGSIQGSALAAVLVGLSGAFMAYYVPELSLAANMLLMVIVLLIKPSGLFGAKGGAG from the coding sequence TTGAATGGCATTATCAATTTGCTTGTCAACGGACTGGCGACGGGAATGCTGATCTTCCTGTTGGCGTCGGGGCTTACGCTTATTTTCGGACTGATGGGCGTGCTGAACTTCGCGCATGGCGGACTGTTCGCCTGGGGAGCGTACGGCGGAGTATGGGTATATGCCGCGACGGGCTCGTTCGCCGCGGCCGTCATCGGCGCCGTCCTCATGGGCATGCTGATCGGCTTGGTCATGGAGCGGCTCGTCATCCGGCCCGTGTACGGTAATCCGATTCAGCAGATTCTCGTCACGCTGGGCGCGATGCTCGTCTTGAGCGAACTGCTGAAGGTGGCGTTCGGCCCCAATCCGCTCAAGGCCGACGTTCCGCCGCTGCTGAACGGCAGCTGGGAGATTGGCGGCATCATTTTCATTAAATATCGCTTGTTCATTATTGGCGTCGGGGCGATCGTCTTTGCCGGACTGCTGTTCGTGCTGAAGCGGACGAAAATCGGGATTATCGTGCGCGCCGGGGTGATGAATCCCGAGATGGTACAGGCGCTGGGAATCCCGATCCGCCGCGTGTTTACGCTCGTATTCATGGCGGGAGCCGGCCTTGCGGCGCTTGGGGGAGCACTCCTCGCGCCGTATTCGGGCGTGATCTTCGCCGAGATGGGGATGCAATTCGCCATCCTGGCCTTCATCGTCGTCGTCATCGGCGGCATGGGAAGCATTCAGGGCTCCGCGTTGGCGGCGGTGCTTGTCGGCCTCTCGGGCGCCTTCATGGCTTATTACGTGCCGGAGCTGTCGCTTGCCGCCAATATGCTGTTGATGGTCATCGTGCTGCTCATCAAGCCTTCCGGCTTGTTCGGGGCGAAGGGGGGAGCGGGATGA